In Candidatus Thermoplasmatota archaeon, the following proteins share a genomic window:
- a CDS encoding NAD(P)/FAD-dependent oxidoreductase → MVGGGPAGAYLGFLLAKEGLKPIIFDHSHPREKPCGGGISILAIEKFKLLHESPEEKDLDYNIEFISPSGTSVITTGKKSGWILSRLILDKFLLDKAIEQGCTLIQEQVIDVQFKENLWNIRTKMQTYQAKFLVGADGVNSIVRKKILGPIPKQDLGICYGCFATSNKKEVTRIKYFEDIKGYAWCFPRHDHLSIGIGMAEGDTKKIKKIFNDFITSYYPDINIKSKWGAKIPIIKNPHFYDLPCADDNWMLIGDAAGHVDPITGEGISYALWSAELAAKAILKKDPKSFNEMWKKEYGDTLRTSCTSRDFFYNPKLLEYSIKLASKSKTFSTFLYEYTMNQIPSKDLIKRIIKDISKITKEYIFSSLRS, encoded by the coding sequence ATCGTCGGTGGTGGACCCGCAGGGGCATACTTAGGATTTCTCCTTGCAAAAGAAGGATTAAAACCAATCATTTTTGATCATTCACACCCACGGGAAAAACCCTGTGGCGGTGGTATTAGCATTCTTGCGATAGAAAAATTTAAACTCCTCCATGAAAGCCCAGAAGAAAAAGATCTTGATTATAATATCGAATTTATTTCTCCTAGCGGAACGAGTGTTATAACAACAGGGAAAAAAAGTGGCTGGATCCTTTCCCGATTAATTTTAGATAAATTTCTCCTTGATAAGGCAATAGAACAAGGGTGCACACTCATCCAAGAACAGGTTATCGATGTCCAATTCAAAGAAAATCTCTGGAATATTAGAACAAAAATGCAAACGTATCAAGCAAAATTTCTTGTTGGTGCAGATGGTGTTAATAGCATAGTACGGAAAAAAATTCTTGGCCCCATACCCAAACAAGACCTTGGCATCTGTTATGGCTGCTTTGCTACAAGTAATAAAAAAGAAGTGACTCGAATAAAATATTTTGAGGACATCAAAGGATATGCTTGGTGTTTTCCACGGCATGATCATTTGAGTATTGGTATTGGCATGGCGGAAGGAGATACTAAGAAAATTAAAAAGATTTTCAACGATTTTATTACATCTTACTATCCAGATATAAATATAAAATCAAAATGGGGAGCAAAAATTCCTATTATAAAAAATCCTCATTTTTATGACCTTCCCTGTGCAGATGATAATTGGATGCTAATCGGTGATGCCGCTGGACATGTTGATCCAATAACAGGGGAAGGAATTTCATATGCCTTATGGTCTGCAGAATTAGCTGCAAAAGCTATTCTGAAAAAAGATCCAAAATCTTTTAATGAGATGTGGAAGAAAGAATATGGTGACACATTACGAACCAGCTGTACCTCGAGAGATTTTTTTTACAATCCTAAACTACTTGAATATTCAATAAAACTTGCATCGAAAAGCAAAACATTTTCAACATTTCTCTATGAATATACTATGAATCAAATTCCCAGTAAAGATCTGATAAAAAGAATTATCAAAGATATTTCAAAGATAACAAAAGAATATATTTTTTCGAGTTTAAGATCTTAA
- a CDS encoding PQQ-binding-like beta-propeller repeat protein, whose amino-acid sequence MNNVKYVFVGVISVILLTSIIVIVLEKPSAMYSISEKIEQSLGNITSSSTSYDWPMYQHDASHTGTSMSSFPDSLNQIWNRSYSNIIWAVVRHFSSPIVANDKVFIYGHFDSDPYGKSVFRTYEGAMITAFDENNGSQIWRRELIHLPLLSRRISFSGLNSPAYSNGKLFVSMGLGTYISRQREFFLRRCWSKLFALDENTGHTIWEKTFLGSSFHCSVIVAEGKVIAGGHLTFQIPLSMIYVYDENNGELIWRKSMLGFLESTPVVSDNKVFVVTGFHSGMFSLLERFYLKLFKKSRVYAFDINNGKRLWMKPVEGYVLFSSPAAGDGKLFIPSNIIVNKYRYDRRIYALDQETGEEIWYHTIEQKYVANWLTSISTPSLAYGKLFVVDADGWLYALDEDNGNIVWEREIIEDYSDCLLFAHPVISPVVVDSKVIAHAQRAPFTIYTCIFNESNGKLIWRMRTSHDSSATGPFAVADGKLFVNSDFDVIYVYG is encoded by the coding sequence ATGAATAATGTAAAATACGTCTTTGTAGGAGTTATATCAGTAATATTATTGACGTCTATTATAGTAATAGTACTTGAAAAACCGTCAGCAATGTACAGTATTTCAGAAAAAATCGAACAATCCCTTGGCAATATTACTTCCTCTTCAACATCTTATGATTGGCCTATGTATCAACATGATGCATCGCATACTGGAACTTCAATGTCGTCATTTCCAGATTCACTAAATCAAATCTGGAATAGATCTTATAGCAATATCATTTGGGCTGTTGTAAGGCATTTTTCTTCTCCAATAGTTGCAAATGATAAAGTATTTATTTATGGTCATTTCGATAGCGATCCTTATGGAAAATCTGTTTTTCGTACCTATGAGGGGGCGATGATTACCGCCTTTGATGAGAACAATGGTAGTCAAATTTGGCGGCGGGAATTAATACATTTGCCTTTACTCAGCAGAAGGATCTCTTTCTCTGGTCTTAACAGCCCTGCTTATAGTAATGGTAAGTTGTTTGTCAGCATGGGGTTAGGTACTTACATTTCACGCCAACGCGAATTTTTTTTACGCCGTTGTTGGAGTAAACTTTTTGCATTAGATGAAAATACAGGGCATACTATTTGGGAAAAAACCTTTTTAGGGAGTTCATTTCATTGTTCTGTAATTGTAGCAGAGGGCAAGGTAATTGCTGGAGGGCATCTAACGTTTCAGATACCATTGAGTATGATATATGTTTATGATGAAAACAATGGAGAATTGATTTGGAGAAAGAGTATGTTGGGTTTTCTGGAGAGTACACCTGTGGTATCAGATAACAAAGTTTTTGTAGTTACTGGGTTTCACTCAGGAATGTTTTCTCTCCTTGAAAGATTTTATCTTAAGTTATTTAAGAAATCAAGGGTTTATGCCTTTGATATAAATAATGGAAAAAGATTATGGATGAAACCTGTTGAAGGTTATGTATTATTTTCTTCTCCTGCAGCAGGAGATGGAAAGCTGTTTATACCATCTAACATTATTGTCAATAAATATAGGTATGACCGTAGGATTTATGCTTTGGACCAAGAGACTGGTGAGGAAATCTGGTATCATACCATAGAACAAAAATATGTTGCTAATTGGCTTACTAGTATTTCCACGCCTTCGCTTGCTTATGGTAAGTTATTTGTGGTTGATGCAGATGGCTGGCTTTACGCGTTGGATGAGGACAATGGAAATATAGTTTGGGAAAGGGAGATTATAGAAGATTACTCTGATTGTCTTCTATTTGCACATCCAGTTATATCACCGGTTGTGGTAGATAGTAAGGTTATTGCTCATGCGCAGAGAGCACCCTTTACGATTTATACTTGTATTTTTAATGAGAGTAATGGAAAGCTTATCTGGCGTATGAGAACATCTCATGATTCATCCGCTACTGGTCCATTTGCTGTAGCTGATGGAAAATTATTTGTCAACTCTGATTTTGATGTCATCTATGTGTATGGATAA
- a CDS encoding DNA topoisomerase VI subunit B, whose amino-acid sequence MILTNNNAIAYDLAKKQKEISVAEFFERNKHILGFGNPTRALVTSVKEGVDNSLTKDMPIVFEEDGIVYVEKIGDFIEKKMKETKPDVLKNGSLHKLKVSGIKTLCFNRENFKLEFKDVSTIFKHKVNSKIYRVTLTGNRNVELTDYHSVFGFRDGLVKSLKTSELKVGDQLVVPNSSWHTPIIKEIDLLKELMKLKPKETRKIGIYGTDNIFQQLEKKILKILPEGKKYRINDFKKCNRIPLNILREIKVDHKKLEGCKLDFMFGKSKIPIKIPITEELAEFFGLYTAEGSISGEHKINLSFGTHELELVKYAKNLFKKVWGLNASVIKAHKTSINVTANSTILAFILKNIFLVGDKASKKRIPKYVFNFPLIYKERYLLAYSAGDGYPSKEIFLHLRKRKTFKELKMERIILSATSKSLLSDMFYLLSSIGLDCTIETRKSESKIINRIKKIFSESYIIYVYINQIISETRKLPLNNIVDCVSDSKLLYNINNGRQTQITISHALELQGNYRISLTDIGKKFVSGEIGLLEINKIEEISYDGEWVYDFSVPGEENFMGGIGPIACHNSLDACEEAEILPDVFVEVKNPSEEECTVIVEDNGPGIIKQQIPHVFARLLYGSRFHAVRQSRGQQGIGISAVVLYGQLTTGKHAKIISKIEADRPAVVVELAMDTNKNRGEVINQDVVHWDKPSGTRIEVNLIADYKRGKRFVYDYLQSTSIVNPHAKITYKEADGSIHVFERTADILPKKTIEIKPHPYGVELGTLIKMAKATKSRKLASFLKTEFSSMGDRTTNAVCEEAKLDRNLNPAEMTREQFAALHAAFKKVKIMAPSTDCLSPIGETLIRRSLKRETQEISPEFIFTATRPPSVYSGNPFQVEVGIVYGGNLPKDKPVKILRFANRIPLLYQQGDCAITAAIESIDWRRYGLEQPSGTGIPIGPAIFLTHVASTQIPYTSESKEAIADVEEIENEIKLAFRECARKVQMHINKKVRRAKTREKFDLITKILPEIAKKSARMLNKPVPSLDKVITRIMDVVWIEDLVEYEKVRGKQIQTKIDSDPSTEREGGWITKSTIMVVNYKNKPQKFNLYAVIPKEAVVGTVKPKPVKITDSYIKWNLDTISPNNKLDIYFELAGLNKGDFDENDLYVENINPAYVIGADKWEGE is encoded by the coding sequence ATGATTTTGACTAATAACAACGCAATTGCATATGATTTAGCAAAAAAACAAAAAGAAATCTCTGTTGCAGAGTTTTTTGAGAGAAACAAGCATATTCTAGGTTTTGGTAACCCAACAAGGGCATTAGTAACAAGTGTAAAGGAGGGAGTTGATAACAGTTTAACGAAAGATATGCCAATTGTTTTTGAAGAAGATGGTATAGTATATGTTGAAAAAATAGGGGATTTCATCGAGAAAAAAATGAAAGAAACAAAACCCGATGTATTAAAAAATGGTTCATTACATAAATTAAAAGTTTCAGGAATAAAAACACTTTGTTTTAACAGAGAGAATTTTAAATTAGAGTTTAAGGATGTCTCAACTATTTTTAAACATAAGGTAAATAGTAAAATCTACAGGGTAACTTTAACTGGAAACAGAAATGTAGAATTAACCGATTACCATAGCGTTTTTGGATTCAGGGACGGACTAGTTAAATCCCTAAAAACATCTGAATTAAAAGTTGGAGACCAATTGGTTGTTCCAAATAGTAGCTGGCATACCCCAATAATTAAAGAAATAGATTTATTAAAAGAATTAATGAAGTTAAAACCTAAAGAAACAAGGAAAATCGGCATTTATGGCACTGATAATATTTTCCAACAACTAGAAAAAAAGATTTTAAAAATCCTACCGGAGGGAAAAAAGTATAGAATTAACGATTTTAAAAAATGCAACAGGATACCTTTGAATATTTTAAGAGAAATAAAAGTGGATCACAAAAAACTTGAAGGGTGTAAACTAGATTTTATGTTTGGAAAAAGTAAAATACCAATAAAAATCCCAATAACAGAAGAACTTGCAGAGTTTTTTGGTTTATACACTGCTGAAGGTAGTATCTCTGGTGAACATAAAATAAATCTATCTTTTGGAACTCATGAACTAGAATTAGTAAAATATGCAAAGAATCTGTTTAAAAAAGTCTGGGGTTTAAATGCTTCAGTTATCAAAGCGCATAAAACTTCTATTAACGTGACTGCTAACTCAACCATTCTTGCATTTATTCTAAAAAATATATTCCTAGTTGGAGATAAGGCAAGTAAAAAAAGGATACCGAAATATGTTTTTAATTTCCCTTTGATTTATAAAGAAAGATACCTACTTGCCTATTCAGCTGGAGATGGATATCCTAGTAAAGAAATATTTTTACATTTGCGAAAAAGAAAGACATTTAAAGAATTGAAAATGGAAAGAATAATTCTTTCCGCCACTAGTAAATCTCTTTTATCTGACATGTTTTATCTTTTGTCATCTATTGGATTGGATTGTACAATTGAAACAAGAAAATCAGAATCTAAAATAATTAATCGCATAAAAAAAATTTTTTCTGAAAGTTATATTATTTACGTTTATATTAATCAAATAATTTCTGAAACTCGTAAACTTCCTTTAAACAATATTGTTGATTGTGTTAGTGATAGCAAATTACTTTATAATATTAACAATGGAAGGCAAACACAAATAACAATTTCTCATGCATTAGAATTACAGGGTAATTACCGCATTTCTTTAACCGATATTGGGAAAAAATTTGTTAGCGGTGAAATAGGTCTTTTAGAAATCAATAAAATAGAAGAAATCAGTTATGATGGAGAATGGGTTTATGATTTTTCTGTTCCTGGTGAAGAAAATTTTATGGGTGGCATTGGTCCTATTGCTTGCCATAATAGTTTAGATGCATGTGAAGAAGCAGAGATTTTACCAGACGTATTTGTTGAGGTAAAAAATCCTAGTGAAGAAGAATGTACTGTTATTGTTGAGGATAATGGTCCTGGTATTATAAAACAGCAGATACCGCATGTTTTTGCAAGACTCCTATATGGTTCACGTTTCCATGCAGTAAGACAAAGTAGGGGGCAGCAAGGTATCGGTATTTCTGCAGTAGTGTTGTATGGTCAGTTAACAACAGGTAAACATGCAAAAATCATATCAAAAATTGAAGCAGACCGCCCAGCAGTAGTTGTTGAGCTTGCTATGGATACAAACAAAAACCGTGGTGAGGTTATAAACCAGGATGTGGTACACTGGGATAAACCTTCAGGTACAAGAATTGAGGTTAATTTAATTGCTGATTATAAACGTGGTAAAAGATTTGTTTATGATTATCTACAAAGTACTTCCATTGTTAACCCACACGCAAAAATTACATACAAAGAAGCAGATGGAAGTATTCATGTATTTGAAAGAACAGCAGACATTCTCCCAAAAAAAACAATAGAAATCAAACCACATCCTTATGGAGTTGAGCTTGGTACTTTAATTAAAATGGCTAAGGCAACCAAAAGCAGGAAACTTGCATCCTTTTTAAAAACTGAGTTCAGCAGCATGGGTGACAGAACAACCAATGCTGTTTGTGAGGAGGCAAAACTTGATAGGAACTTAAACCCAGCTGAGATGACTAGAGAGCAGTTTGCTGCATTGCATGCTGCTTTTAAAAAAGTAAAAATCATGGCACCTTCCACTGATTGCCTCTCGCCAATAGGTGAAACACTTATCAGACGTAGTTTAAAAAGAGAAACACAGGAGATCTCGCCAGAGTTTATTTTTACTGCAACAAGACCACCATCTGTTTACTCTGGTAACCCTTTCCAGGTTGAAGTTGGTATTGTCTATGGTGGAAACCTGCCCAAGGATAAACCAGTTAAAATCCTTCGTTTTGCAAACCGTATACCATTACTTTATCAGCAAGGTGATTGTGCAATAACAGCTGCCATAGAATCTATTGACTGGAGAAGATACGGGCTAGAGCAACCATCTGGTACAGGAATACCAATAGGTCCTGCAATATTTTTAACCCATGTTGCATCAACACAGATACCATACACTTCTGAAAGTAAAGAAGCAATTGCTGATGTTGAAGAAATAGAAAACGAAATTAAACTAGCTTTTAGAGAATGCGCACGTAAAGTTCAAATGCATATAAACAAAAAAGTTCGTAGGGCGAAAACACGTGAAAAATTTGATTTAATTACAAAAATTTTACCAGAGATTGCAAAGAAATCTGCTCGTATGTTAAATAAACCAGTTCCTTCTCTTGATAAGGTTATTACACGTATCATGGATGTTGTTTGGATTGAGGATCTTGTTGAATATGAAAAAGTACGTGGGAAACAGATTCAAACAAAAATTGATTCTGATCCATCTACTGAACGCGAAGGCGGATGGATAACAAAAAGTACTATCATGGTTGTTAACTACAAAAACAAACCACAGAAGTTTAATTTATATGCTGTTATTCCAAAAGAAGCTGTTGTTGGAACAGTTAAACCTAAACCAGTAAAAATCACTGATTCTTACATTAAATGGAATCTTGATACAATTTCTCCCAATAACAAGCTTGATATTTATTTTGAGTTGGCTGGTTTAAATAAGGGAGATTTTGATGAAAATGATTTATATGTGGAAAACATAAACCCTGCTTATGTGATTGGGGCTGATAAATGGGAAGGTGAATAA
- a CDS encoding NAD(P)/FAD-dependent oxidoreductase, protein MKKKIEDIIIVGGGPAGSYLGWLLAKNGLHPIIFDHSHPREKPCGGGISVLALEKFPFLNDVPEPKNLDFDFGLISPTGISVMTSGKKGSWSLSRLILDKYILDKAIEYGCRLIPERVINVKIKENVWHIKTREAEYQAKIIIGADGVNSIVRKKILGPIPKEHLGLCYGCFATSDKKEPTSVKFLKNKQGYAWCFPRHDHLSIGVGTSSLKTKDIKKIFKEFQTTYYPKIKILSTWGATIPNIKNDDFFKLPCSGENWILIGDAAGHVDSATGEGITYALWSAELAAKAIIENDPKSFDRLWRNAYGNMLAESCKMREIFYNPFLLEYTIRLANKSKTLSTLLYEFMTNQIPSKDLMKRIIRDIPKTMKEYLEMKLS, encoded by the coding sequence ATGAAAAAAAAGATAGAAGATATCATCATTGTTGGCGGTGGCCCTGCGGGGTCATATCTTGGCTGGCTCTTAGCAAAAAACGGATTACACCCTATCATCTTTGATCATTCACACCCCAGAGAGAAACCCTGTGGCGGAGGAATTAGTGTTTTAGCATTAGAAAAATTTCCTTTTTTAAATGATGTTCCTGAACCGAAAAACCTAGATTTCGATTTTGGACTCATATCACCAACTGGAATAAGTGTTATGACCTCTGGTAAGAAAGGTTCATGGTCGTTATCAAGATTAATTTTAGATAAATACATTCTTGATAAAGCAATTGAATACGGATGTAGACTTATTCCAGAGCGAGTCATAAATGTAAAAATCAAAGAGAATGTTTGGCATATAAAAACAAGAGAAGCTGAATATCAAGCGAAGATTATTATCGGTGCTGATGGTGTAAACAGCATTGTTCGTAAAAAAATTCTTGGCCCAATCCCAAAAGAACATCTTGGTCTTTGCTACGGTTGTTTTGCGACAAGTGATAAAAAAGAACCCACATCTGTAAAATTCTTAAAAAATAAACAGGGATATGCTTGGTGTTTTCCACGACACGATCATTTAAGCATAGGTGTAGGAACTTCATCGTTAAAAACAAAAGATATTAAAAAAATTTTCAAAGAATTTCAAACCACATACTATCCAAAAATAAAGATCCTATCAACATGGGGAGCAACCATTCCAAATATTAAAAACGATGACTTTTTCAAATTACCTTGCTCAGGAGAAAATTGGATTCTAATTGGAGATGCTGCAGGACATGTTGACTCAGCAACAGGTGAAGGGATAACATATGCGCTATGGTCAGCGGAGCTAGCAGCGAAAGCAATCATAGAAAACGATCCAAAATCTTTCGATCGTCTATGGCGAAATGCATATGGTAATATGCTTGCAGAAAGCTGTAAAATGAGAGAGATATTTTACAATCCTTTTCTTCTTGAATATACAATAAGACTTGCAAATAAAAGTAAAACCCTTTCGACACTGCTGTATGAATTTATGACTAATCAGATACCTAGCAAAGATTTAATGAAAAGAATCATTAGAGATATCCCAAAGACGATGAAAGAATATCTGGAGATGAAACTATCGTAG
- a CDS encoding UbiA family prenyltransferase, which produces MNVVKYQKSNDTVVFNKTDTASKLLAAKRFVIDEFVHGGHLVSLASSAIALSAMLLLNIGIRWEFLLVSYLGTYCIYSYDHYKGIKIDSSNNSTRTNHLIKYYRFIPFILIIYGIAFFSLLIFFGNTISLFFGGLLLLSSLFYTSKVKNMTKKIVGFKNIYTSFSISLLIVFTVVYCSYPLGWLVFILFAFLFLRLMLDTSFCDIKDMDSDRKLHLLTLPLYFGKQRFLTFLHIINFLSFALIIVSVSLSIVPSYWLFLGIFTIYCFYYIQKVKDPKANFQSLASIAVDGEYLLWPIVLFVGKFFMTIMPIKIL; this is translated from the coding sequence ATGAATGTTGTAAAATACCAAAAAAGTAATGATACAGTTGTATTCAACAAAACGGATACAGCTTCAAAACTACTGGCTGCTAAGAGGTTTGTTATAGATGAATTTGTACATGGCGGACACCTCGTTTCTCTCGCATCATCAGCTATAGCTCTCTCAGCAATGCTTTTATTGAATATAGGAATCCGATGGGAATTTTTACTCGTATCATATCTTGGTACATATTGTATTTATAGCTATGATCATTATAAAGGAATAAAAATTGATTCTTCCAATAATTCTACGCGAACGAACCACCTAATAAAATATTATCGATTTATTCCTTTCATTCTAATAATTTACGGGATTGCATTTTTTTCCTTACTCATATTTTTCGGAAATACTATAAGCCTATTTTTTGGTGGACTCCTGTTACTCTCGAGTCTATTTTATACAAGCAAAGTTAAAAATATGACAAAAAAAATAGTAGGTTTTAAAAATATTTATACGTCATTTTCCATTAGTCTTTTAATTGTTTTTACCGTGGTATATTGTTCGTATCCACTCGGTTGGCTAGTCTTTATTCTTTTTGCTTTTCTCTTCTTACGATTAATGCTTGACACAAGTTTTTGCGATATCAAAGATATGGATTCTGATCGAAAGTTACATCTGCTAACCCTCCCTCTCTATTTTGGAAAACAAAGATTTCTAACATTTTTACATATAATTAATTTCCTTTCATTTGCTCTCATAATAGTTTCTGTCAGTTTGAGCATTGTTCCTTCATACTGGCTATTTTTAGGAATCTTTACGATTTACTGTTTTTATTATATTCAAAAGGTTAAAGATCCAAAAGCAAATTTTCAGTCTCTTGCAAGTATAGCTGTTGATGGAGAATATTTACTTTGGCCAATAGTACTTTTTGTAGGAAAATTCTTTATGACGATAATGCCAATCAAGATACTTTAA
- a CDS encoding DEAD/DEAH box helicase translates to MKLSELPIEKQIIEILEEQEISELYPPQAEALPYALKGENLVLSIPTASGKSLVAYLAIVHRLISIGGKAIYVVPLKALAREKYEDLKVFEKLGLKVAISTGDLDESDTRLSRYDIIVCTSEKADSILRHGIKWVDKVRVLVVDEIHLIHDPSRGPTLEVIISRFKALNPSTQIIALSATIRNARELADWLGGRLIQSDWRPVPLREGVFYKDEIKYDDGTVVKIGKLGDRALDTLVLDSITNGGQVLVFVNTRKSTVSVAHKLGDVIGKILSDEEKKGLKKLVSSIKRDALEFTSFDANLSSCVENGVAFHNAGLSSVHRRVVEQGFKNRLIKCIVATPTLAAGVNIPAQRVIIRDLWRYDQNFGMHSIPILEYKQQAGRAGRPRYDKQGEAITIAKNEEQKERIFNDYILADTEPIFSKLGNQMALRTHLLSAIATNFVDSLEGIYKFIDSTFYAYQSDVYTLRDDIDEVIDFLLSNGFIERINNDRFMSTLFGNKTSSLYIDPLSAVLIKKALVSSCDKKSSSLSFIHTVCSTPDVRSLYLSSNDGWVEDKLERYRGDFLIEPPKESSEEYEWFLSGLKTASLIEDWINEVPEEKIVSKYNVGPGDIYSLIETTEWLLHATREFARMYNFDCVSEINDLILRVHNGCKKELLNLISLKGIGRVRARALYREGFKTVNDLRGVPVKRLAMIKSIGERVAESIKNQIGESVKGGEKELSEFRKSRRKTR, encoded by the coding sequence ATGAAATTGAGCGAGCTTCCAATTGAAAAACAGATCATAGAAATTCTAGAAGAGCAGGAGATATCTGAGCTCTACCCACCACAAGCTGAGGCTCTACCATATGCTCTGAAAGGAGAAAACCTGGTGCTGTCTATACCAACTGCTAGTGGTAAAAGCCTTGTTGCATACCTTGCGATTGTACACAGATTAATTTCTATCGGTGGTAAAGCAATATATGTAGTCCCCTTGAAGGCTTTGGCTCGTGAGAAGTACGAGGATCTTAAGGTTTTTGAAAAACTTGGTTTGAAAGTAGCTATTTCCACTGGTGACCTTGATGAGTCTGATACAAGGCTTTCTCGTTATGATATTATTGTTTGTACATCTGAGAAGGCTGATTCTATTTTACGGCATGGTATAAAATGGGTTGATAAGGTTCGTGTTCTTGTTGTTGATGAGATTCATTTGATTCATGATCCTAGTCGTGGTCCGACTCTTGAGGTTATTATCTCTCGTTTTAAGGCTTTGAATCCTAGTACTCAGATTATCGCGCTTTCTGCTACTATCAGGAATGCTAGGGAGCTTGCTGATTGGCTTGGTGGTAGGCTTATTCAGTCTGATTGGAGGCCTGTACCGCTCAGGGAGGGTGTGTTTTATAAGGATGAAATTAAATATGATGATGGTACGGTGGTAAAGATTGGTAAACTTGGGGATAGAGCTCTTGATACGTTGGTTTTGGATTCTATCACAAATGGCGGGCAGGTTTTGGTTTTTGTTAACACACGTAAGTCAACTGTTTCTGTGGCCCATAAACTTGGGGATGTAATAGGAAAAATTTTGTCAGATGAAGAAAAAAAGGGTCTCAAAAAGTTGGTTAGTTCTATAAAACGTGATGCACTTGAGTTTACATCTTTTGATGCTAATCTGTCGTCATGTGTTGAGAATGGTGTTGCTTTTCATAACGCTGGTTTATCTAGTGTTCATCGTAGGGTTGTTGAGCAGGGTTTTAAGAATCGTTTGATTAAATGTATTGTTGCTACGCCTACTTTGGCTGCTGGTGTTAATATCCCTGCTCAGCGGGTTATAATCAGGGACTTGTGGCGTTATGACCAAAACTTTGGTATGCATTCTATACCTATTTTGGAATATAAGCAGCAGGCTGGTAGAGCTGGTAGACCAAGGTATGATAAACAGGGTGAGGCTATTACTATCGCTAAGAATGAGGAGCAAAAAGAACGTATTTTTAATGATTATATCCTTGCTGATACAGAGCCTATTTTTTCGAAGCTTGGTAACCAGATGGCTTTGAGGACTCATTTGTTGTCAGCTATTGCAACAAATTTTGTTGACAGCCTCGAGGGTATTTACAAGTTTATAGACAGCACTTTTTATGCGTATCAATCCGATGTTTATACCCTGAGGGATGATATAGATGAGGTGATTGATTTTTTATTATCAAATGGTTTCATTGAGCGAATAAATAATGATAGGTTTATGTCAACGTTGTTTGGTAACAAAACCTCGTCTTTGTATATAGATCCGTTGTCAGCTGTTTTAATTAAAAAAGCTCTTGTGAGCTCATGTGATAAAAAATCATCATCTTTATCGTTTATACATACAGTTTGTTCCACACCTGATGTACGCTCGTTGTATCTTAGTAGCAACGATGGGTGGGTTGAGGATAAACTGGAGAGATACCGTGGTGATTTTTTGATCGAACCACCTAAAGAGTCTAGTGAGGAATACGAATGGTTCCTGAGTGGTCTGAAAACAGCTTCGTTAATAGAGGATTGGATCAACGAGGTGCCCGAGGAAAAGATTGTTTCTAAATACAATGTTGGCCCAGGTGATATATACAGTCTTATAGAAACAACTGAGTGGCTCTTGCATGCGACCAGGGAGTTTGCTAGGATGTACAACTTTGATTGTGTATCAGAAATTAATGATCTAATTCTAAGGGTTCATAACGGATGCAAAAAAGAACTACTTAACTTGATATCATTAAAGGGCATAGGTAGGGTTAGGGCACGTGCTCTGTACAGAGAGGGTTTCAAGACAGTTAATGATCTTCGTGGCGTCCCAGTTAAAAGACTAGCTATGATAAAAAGCATAGGCGAGAGGGTAGCAGAGAGCATCAAAAATCAAATAGGGGAAAGTGTTAAGGGTGGAGAAAAAGAGTTATCTGAGTTTCGTAAAAGTAGGAGAAAAACTAGATGA
- the cgi121 gene encoding KEOPS complex subunit Cgi121 produces MIKIVGAKGNIKDVDAFLKQVQVFAKKNNVVVQVFDADVIYGEKHLVSAAQHAIRAFERKTNTTNSLDKEILLYASGERQLKLAIPKMGVKKNGENVAFVFINNKKSFDTLINKLLKILSLERDDRVLEGSMEKLRKFGVTEKELGTVTKAKYGDLILEKVAMVDVIK; encoded by the coding sequence ATGATAAAGATTGTTGGTGCAAAAGGGAACATAAAAGATGTTGATGCTTTTTTGAAACAAGTTCAGGTTTTCGCTAAAAAAAATAATGTTGTTGTTCAGGTTTTTGATGCTGATGTTATTTATGGTGAAAAACACCTGGTTTCTGCTGCGCAGCATGCTATTAGAGCTTTTGAGAGGAAAACTAATACAACTAATTCTTTGGATAAAGAAATCTTGTTGTATGCATCTGGTGAGAGACAGTTGAAACTTGCTATCCCTAAGATGGGGGTTAAAAAAAATGGGGAGAATGTTGCTTTTGTTTTTATTAACAACAAAAAATCTTTTGATACTTTGATTAACAAACTTTTAAAAATACTTTCTTTAGAAAGAGATGATAGGGTTTTAGAGGGTAGTATGGAAAAGCTTAGGAAATTTGGTGTCACAGAAAAAGAGTTGGGGACTGTCACGAAAGCTAAATATGGGGATCTTATTCTAGAAAAGGTAGCAATGGTTGATGTTATTAAATAA